From one Magnolia sinica isolate HGM2019 chromosome 18, MsV1, whole genome shotgun sequence genomic stretch:
- the LOC131232242 gene encoding putative ABC transporter C family member 15 isoform X2, with translation MFDFYTVSKFQSLRLWQIWPLLSSPCIWEELVIFLQLAFLGSSFIQFLQKRIHVPCKQRSAFKENGAQNHVAEKLPLFSLNVSFSYRASIVCSSLPLAAHLLILLLLLLEGNGQRHCGSSRLVLSAEIVQAVSWLVTLVVVLNFWKTRSVKLPWIIRVWWVCSFFQLAIHTAIDFHAILTHHGFPGITEYANFLSMLACAYLSGISIRGTTGISFSSSSITDPLLYASVEKRAEGKVPSAYGRATLLQLVTFSWLNPLFVVGIKKPIEQNEIPDVDIKDSAEFLSHAFDDDLKRTKEGDGPQTPSIYKTIYLFIRRKAAINAAFAVVHASASYVGPYLIDDFVKFLSEKKQNSLQGGYVLALAFLSAKMVETVAQRQWVFGARQLGLRLRAALISHIYKKGIHLSSQSRQSHTSGEIINYMSVDIQRVTDFIWYLNIIWMLPIQISLAIYILNMNLGIGSLAGLAATVLVMTCNVPITKIQRRLQSKIMEAKDERMKATSEVLRNMKTLKLQAWDTRYLSKLGSLRKIESDWLWKSLRLSAISAFIFWGSPTFISVVTFGACMLMGIPLTAGRVLSALATFRMLQDPIFNLPDLLSVLAQAKVSVDRVAAYLQEDEIQSDAVEFVPRNETEFEVEINSGEFSWDPDSRNPTLSGLQLKIRRGMKVAVCGTVGSGKSSLIACILGEIPKLSGTVKISGTKAYVPQSPWILTGNVRENITFGNLFDRDKYNETIQACALTKDFELFSSGDLTEIGERGINMSGGQKQRIQIARAVYQDADIYLLDDPFSAVDAHTGRQLFEDCLMGILKDKTILYVTHQVEFLPAADLILVMENGRIAQAGKFEELLRQNIGFEVLVGAHSQALESIVTAENSSRTFDESKRKTTESSNGNESDAEATLETEVENCTRHESDLEITDKSGRIMQDEEREKGSIGKDVYWAYLTAVRGGALAPIIIIAQSLFQILQIASNYWMAWATPPTTGTAPTVSMSIVFLVYILLAVGSSLCVLVRATLIAITGLRTSQKFFTNMLHSIFRAPMSFFDSTPTGRILNRASTDQSVLDLEMANKLGWCAFSIIQLLGTVAVMSQVAWQVFAIFFPVTAICIWYQRYYIPTARELARLSGIQRAPILHHFAESLSGAATIRAFGHEERFIYANLGRIDNHSRPWFHNVSAMEWLSFRLNLLSNFVFAFSLVLLVSLPDGIINPSIAGLAVTYGLNLNVQQASVIWNICNAENKMISVERILQYTRIKSEAPLVIDECRPPNNWPTIGSICFRNLQIKYAKQLPSVLKNITCTFPGKKKVGVVGRTGSGKSTLIQALFRIVEPTEGSIMIDDVDICKIGLHDLRSRLSIIPQDPTMFDGTVRGNLDPLGEYSDIEVWEALDKCQLSDLVRKKEKKLDSSVVENGENWSVGQRQLFCLGRALLKRSSILILDEATASVDTATDGVIQQIIRQEFKDRTVVTIAHRIHTVIDSDLVLVLSEGRILEYDMPVKLLEQEDSSFSKLIREYALRSQNFNSLATSQNTTSIP, from the exons ATGTTTGATTTCTACACAGTATCAA AATTCCAATCTCTTCGACTTTGGCAAATATGGCCGCTGTTAAGCTCGCCCTGTATCTGGGAAGAACTAGTCATTTTTCTCCAGCTCGCATTCCTCGGCAGCTCATTCATCCAATTCCTACAGAAAAGAATTCATGTACCATGCAAACAGAGATCAGCATTCAAGGAAAATGGAGCACAGAATCACGTGGCAGAGAAGCTTCCACTGTTCAGCTTGAATGTTAGTTTCTCATACAGAGCCAGCATTGTCTGCTCTTCATTGCCATTGGCAGCTCACCTGCTGATACTACTGCTGCTGCTATTGGAAGGCAATGGACAGCGCCATTGCGGATCTTCCAGATTGGTTCTTTCAGCAGAAATAGTGCAAGCGGTGTCATGGTTGGTTACATTGGTTGtggttttgaatttttggaaaacAAGGTCTGTTAAGCTTCCTTGGATTATTCGAGTGTGGTGGGTCTGCAGCTTCTTCCAGTTGGCGATCCACACAGCTATTGATTTCCATGCAATCCTCACACACCATGGATTCCCAGGCATAACCGAATATGCGAATTTTCTCAGTATGCTTGCGTGCGCCTACCTGTCGGGTATTTCTATCAGAGGAACAACAGGCATCAGCTTCTCTTCAAGCAGCATCACAGACCCGCTTCTGTATGCTTCTGTAGAAAAGCGAGCAGAAGGCAAAGTGCCATCTGCATATGGAAGAGCGACTCTCCTACAACTTGTCACCTTCTCTTGGCTCAATCCACTGTTCGTCGTTGGAATCAAGAAGCCTATCGAACAGAATGAGATACCAGATGTTGATATCAAAGACTCTGCCGAATTCCTCTCCCACGCATTTGATGATGATCTGAAGAGGACCAAAGAAGGAGATGGCCCACAGACCCCATCTATCTACAAAACCATCTACCTGTTTATTCGAAGGAAGGCGGCAATCAACGCAGCTTTTGCAGTGGTCCATGCAAGCGCCTCCTACGTCGGTCCTTACCTGATTGACGACTTTGTGAAGTTCCTAAGCGAGAAGAAGCAGAACAGCTTACAAGGCGGTTACGTTCTGGCCCTTGCATTCCTAAGTGCCAAGATGGTCGAGACGGTTGCACAGAGGCAATGGGTTTTCGGTGCCCGGCAGTTGGGTCTGCGCCTAAGAGCAGCTCTTATATCCCACATATACAAGAAGGGCATACATCTATCTAGCCAATCGCGGCAAAGCCATACGAGCGGAGAGATCATCAACTACATGAGCGTCGACATCCAACGGGTCACTGACTTCATCTGGTACTTGAACATAATCTGGATGCTGCCGATACAGATTTCACTCGCAATCTATATTCTCAACATGAATTTAGGCATCGGGTCTCTGGCGGGATTGGCAGCAACAGTGTTGGTCATGACCTGCAATGTGCCGATTACCAAGATACAGAGAAGACTGCAGTCGAAGATCATGGAAGCAAAAGATGAGCGCATGAAAGCCACATCGGAGGTTCTCAGGAACATGAAGACTCTGAAACTTCAAGCCTGGGACACCCGATACCTCAGCAAGCTCGGAAGCTTGAGGAAGATTGAGTCTGACTGGCTGTGGAAATCGCTGCGGCTGTCGGCAATCTCAGCGTTCATTTTCTGGGGGTCACCCACGTTCATTTCAGTGGTGACATTCGGTGCTTGTATGCTGATGGGCATCCCACTTACAGCTGGGAGAGTGTTATCTGCACTGGCAACATTCAGAATGCTACAAGATCCGATCTTCAATCTCCCAGACTTACTGTCCGTGCTCGCACAGGCAAAAGTTTCAGTCGATCGAGTCGCGGCGTATCTCCAAGAAGATGAAATCCAATCAGATGCAGTTGAGTTTGTGCCAAGGAACGAAACGGAGTTTGAAGTTGAGATCAATAGTGGAGAATTCAGCTGGGACCCAGATTCTAGAAACCCCACGCTTAGCGGATTGCAGTTGAAGATCAGGAGGGGAATGAAAGTGGCAGTATGTGGAACCGTTGGTTCGGGAAAATCCAGTCTGATCGCATGCATACTCGGAGAAATACCGAAACTTTCAGGAACCGTGAAGATCAGTGGCACCAAAGCTTATGTTCCTCAGTCCCCGTGGATACTGACAGGCAATGTTCGAGAAAATATCACCTTTGGAAACCTGTTCGACAGAGACAAGTACAATGAAACGATCCAGGCATGTGCCTTGACTAAGGATTTCGAGCTCTTCTCCAGCGGGGACCTGACGGAGATCGGAGAAAGAGGCATTAACATGAGTGGTGGCCAAAAACAGAGGATACAAATTGCACGGGCCGTTTACCAAGATGCTGATATATACCTTCTCGACGACCCTTTCAGTGCTGTGGATGCTCATACAGGCAGACAACTATTTGAG GACTGCCTGATGGGGATTCTAAAGGACAAGACTATTCTGTATGTTACCCACCAAGTCGAGTTTCTTCCAGCAGCAGACCTCATTCTG GTAATGGAAAATGGAAGGATCGCACAGGCGGGTAAGTTCGAAGAGCTTCTACGACAGAATATAGGATTCGAGGTGTTAGTTGGTGCACACAGCCAAGCTCTAGAGTCGATTGTGACAGCTGAAAATTCAAGCAGAACATTCGACGAATCCAAAAGAAAGACAACAGAATCCTCTAATGGAAATGAATCTGATGCGGAAGCTACTTTGGAAACTGAAGTTGAGAATTGCACCAGGCACGAGTCTGATCTAGAGATCACAGATAAATCAGGTAGAATAATGCAGgacgaagaaagagagaaagggagcatAGGCAAGGACGTTTACTGGGCTTACTTGACTGCAGTGCGGGGTGGCGCTTTGGCACCAATCATAATCATAGCGCAGTCACTCTTCCAGATATTACAGATAGCAAGCAACTACTGGATGGCTTGGGCTACTCCTCCTACAACAGGGACGGCGCCAACGGTGTCGATGAGCATTGTTTTTCTTGTATATATACTTCTCGCAGTTGGAAGTTCACTGTGCGTGCTGGTCCGAGCAACGCTAATAGCAATAACCGGCCTTCGTACTTCACAGAAGTTCTTCACCAACATGCTTCATAGTATCTTCCGTGCACCGATGTCTTTCTTTGATTCTACACCGACTGGAAGGATCTTAAACAGG GCATCTACAGACCAAAGTGTACTAGATTTGGAAATGGCGAACAAGTTGGGTTGGTGTGCTTTCTCGATAATACAGCTTCTGGGGACTGTTGCAGTCATGTCACAGGTAGCATGGCAAGTTTTTGCCATATTCTTTCCCGTGACGGCGATCTGCATATGGTACCAA CGATACTACATACCAACCGCCAGAGAGCTGGCCCGCTTATCGGGAATTCAAAGGGCTCCAATCCTTCACCATTTCGCGGAATCACTTTCCGGAGCTGCAACAATCAGGGCGTTTGGCCACGAAGAACGTTTCATCTATGCAAACCTTGGCCGTATAGACAACCACTCGAGGCCATGGTTCCACAATGTTTCGGCAATGGAATGGCTTTCCTTTAGACTAAACCTGTTATCAAATTTCGTTTTTGCATTTTCGTTGGTTTTGCTCGTGAGCCTCCCTGATGGAATCATTAACCCAA GCATCGCGGGGTTAGCGGTGACGTACGGACTGAATCTGAACGTGCAGCAAGCCTCTGTCATCTGGAATATATGCAACGCGGAGAATAAAATGATTTCTGTTGAAAGGATCCTACAATATACAAGAATTAAAAGCGAAGCTCCTTTAGTGATTGATGAATGTAGACCACCAAACAACTGGCCTACAATTGGATCAATATGCTTCAGAAACTTGCAG ATCAAGTATGCTAAACAATTGCCGTCCGTCTTGAAAAATATTACATGCACATTTCCGGGAAAGAAGAAGGTGGGAGTTGTAGGACGGACCGGAAGCGGGAAATCTACTCTCATACAGGCTTTATTCCGCATCGTGGAACCTACAGAAGGAAGCATCATGATTGATGATGTGGACATCTGCAAGATAGGCCTTCATGATCTGAGATCAAGACTCAGCATCATACCACAAGACCCGACAATGTTTGATGGAACTGTGAGAGGAAACCTCGACCCGTTAGGGGAATACTCCGACATTGAAGTATGGGAG GCACTGGATAAATGTCAGCTCAGCGATTTGGTGCgcaaaaaggaaaagaagctgGATTCATCGG
- the LOC131232242 gene encoding putative ABC transporter C family member 15 isoform X1 produces MFDFYTVSKFQSLRLWQIWPLLSSPCIWEELVIFLQLAFLGSSFIQFLQKRIHVPCKQRSAFKENGAQNHVAEKLPLFSLNVSFSYRASIVCSSLPLAAHLLILLLLLLEGNGQRHCGSSRLVLSAEIVQAVSWLVTLVVVLNFWKTRSVKLPWIIRVWWVCSFFQLAIHTAIDFHAILTHHGFPGITEYANFLSMLACAYLSGISIRGTTGISFSSSSITDPLLYASVEKRAEGKVPSAYGRATLLQLVTFSWLNPLFVVGIKKPIEQNEIPDVDIKDSAEFLSHAFDDDLKRTKEGDGPQTPSIYKTIYLFIRRKAAINAAFAVVHASASYVGPYLIDDFVKFLSEKKQNSLQGGYVLALAFLSAKMVETVAQRQWVFGARQLGLRLRAALISHIYKKGIHLSSQSRQSHTSGEIINYMSVDIQRVTDFIWYLNIIWMLPIQISLAIYILNMNLGIGSLAGLAATVLVMTCNVPITKIQRRLQSKIMEAKDERMKATSEVLRNMKTLKLQAWDTRYLSKLGSLRKIESDWLWKSLRLSAISAFIFWGSPTFISVVTFGACMLMGIPLTAGRVLSALATFRMLQDPIFNLPDLLSVLAQAKVSVDRVAAYLQEDEIQSDAVEFVPRNETEFEVEINSGEFSWDPDSRNPTLSGLQLKIRRGMKVAVCGTVGSGKSSLIACILGEIPKLSGTVKISGTKAYVPQSPWILTGNVRENITFGNLFDRDKYNETIQACALTKDFELFSSGDLTEIGERGINMSGGQKQRIQIARAVYQDADIYLLDDPFSAVDAHTGRQLFEDCLMGILKDKTILYVTHQVEFLPAADLILVMENGRIAQAGKFEELLRQNIGFEVLVGAHSQALESIVTAENSSRTFDESKRKTTESSNGNESDAEATLETEVENCTRHESDLEITDKSGRIMQDEEREKGSIGKDVYWAYLTAVRGGALAPIIIIAQSLFQILQIASNYWMAWATPPTTGTAPTVSMSIVFLVYILLAVGSSLCVLVRATLIAITGLRTSQKFFTNMLHSIFRAPMSFFDSTPTGRILNRASTDQSVLDLEMANKLGWCAFSIIQLLGTVAVMSQVAWQVFAIFFPVTAICIWYQRYYIPTARELARLSGIQRAPILHHFAESLSGAATIRAFGHEERFIYANLGRIDNHSRPWFHNVSAMEWLSFRLNLLSNFVFAFSLVLLVSLPDGIINPSIAGLAVTYGLNLNVQQASVIWNICNAENKMISVERILQYTRIKSEAPLVIDECRPPNNWPTIGSICFRNLQIKYAKQLPSVLKNITCTFPGKKKVGVVGRTGSGKSTLIQALFRIVEPTEGSIMIDDVDICKIGLHDLRSRLSIIPQDPTMFDGTVRGNLDPLGEYSDIEVWEALDKCQLSDLVREKEKKLDSSVVENGENWSVGQRQLFCLGRALLKRSSILILDEATASVDTATDGVIQQIIRQEFKDRTVVTIAHRIHTVIDSDLVLVLSEGRILEYDMPVKLLEQEDSSFSKLIREYALRSQNFNSLATSQNTTSIP; encoded by the exons ATGTTTGATTTCTACACAGTATCAA AATTCCAATCTCTTCGACTTTGGCAAATATGGCCGCTGTTAAGCTCGCCCTGTATCTGGGAAGAACTAGTCATTTTTCTCCAGCTCGCATTCCTCGGCAGCTCATTCATCCAATTCCTACAGAAAAGAATTCATGTACCATGCAAACAGAGATCAGCATTCAAGGAAAATGGAGCACAGAATCACGTGGCAGAGAAGCTTCCACTGTTCAGCTTGAATGTTAGTTTCTCATACAGAGCCAGCATTGTCTGCTCTTCATTGCCATTGGCAGCTCACCTGCTGATACTACTGCTGCTGCTATTGGAAGGCAATGGACAGCGCCATTGCGGATCTTCCAGATTGGTTCTTTCAGCAGAAATAGTGCAAGCGGTGTCATGGTTGGTTACATTGGTTGtggttttgaatttttggaaaacAAGGTCTGTTAAGCTTCCTTGGATTATTCGAGTGTGGTGGGTCTGCAGCTTCTTCCAGTTGGCGATCCACACAGCTATTGATTTCCATGCAATCCTCACACACCATGGATTCCCAGGCATAACCGAATATGCGAATTTTCTCAGTATGCTTGCGTGCGCCTACCTGTCGGGTATTTCTATCAGAGGAACAACAGGCATCAGCTTCTCTTCAAGCAGCATCACAGACCCGCTTCTGTATGCTTCTGTAGAAAAGCGAGCAGAAGGCAAAGTGCCATCTGCATATGGAAGAGCGACTCTCCTACAACTTGTCACCTTCTCTTGGCTCAATCCACTGTTCGTCGTTGGAATCAAGAAGCCTATCGAACAGAATGAGATACCAGATGTTGATATCAAAGACTCTGCCGAATTCCTCTCCCACGCATTTGATGATGATCTGAAGAGGACCAAAGAAGGAGATGGCCCACAGACCCCATCTATCTACAAAACCATCTACCTGTTTATTCGAAGGAAGGCGGCAATCAACGCAGCTTTTGCAGTGGTCCATGCAAGCGCCTCCTACGTCGGTCCTTACCTGATTGACGACTTTGTGAAGTTCCTAAGCGAGAAGAAGCAGAACAGCTTACAAGGCGGTTACGTTCTGGCCCTTGCATTCCTAAGTGCCAAGATGGTCGAGACGGTTGCACAGAGGCAATGGGTTTTCGGTGCCCGGCAGTTGGGTCTGCGCCTAAGAGCAGCTCTTATATCCCACATATACAAGAAGGGCATACATCTATCTAGCCAATCGCGGCAAAGCCATACGAGCGGAGAGATCATCAACTACATGAGCGTCGACATCCAACGGGTCACTGACTTCATCTGGTACTTGAACATAATCTGGATGCTGCCGATACAGATTTCACTCGCAATCTATATTCTCAACATGAATTTAGGCATCGGGTCTCTGGCGGGATTGGCAGCAACAGTGTTGGTCATGACCTGCAATGTGCCGATTACCAAGATACAGAGAAGACTGCAGTCGAAGATCATGGAAGCAAAAGATGAGCGCATGAAAGCCACATCGGAGGTTCTCAGGAACATGAAGACTCTGAAACTTCAAGCCTGGGACACCCGATACCTCAGCAAGCTCGGAAGCTTGAGGAAGATTGAGTCTGACTGGCTGTGGAAATCGCTGCGGCTGTCGGCAATCTCAGCGTTCATTTTCTGGGGGTCACCCACGTTCATTTCAGTGGTGACATTCGGTGCTTGTATGCTGATGGGCATCCCACTTACAGCTGGGAGAGTGTTATCTGCACTGGCAACATTCAGAATGCTACAAGATCCGATCTTCAATCTCCCAGACTTACTGTCCGTGCTCGCACAGGCAAAAGTTTCAGTCGATCGAGTCGCGGCGTATCTCCAAGAAGATGAAATCCAATCAGATGCAGTTGAGTTTGTGCCAAGGAACGAAACGGAGTTTGAAGTTGAGATCAATAGTGGAGAATTCAGCTGGGACCCAGATTCTAGAAACCCCACGCTTAGCGGATTGCAGTTGAAGATCAGGAGGGGAATGAAAGTGGCAGTATGTGGAACCGTTGGTTCGGGAAAATCCAGTCTGATCGCATGCATACTCGGAGAAATACCGAAACTTTCAGGAACCGTGAAGATCAGTGGCACCAAAGCTTATGTTCCTCAGTCCCCGTGGATACTGACAGGCAATGTTCGAGAAAATATCACCTTTGGAAACCTGTTCGACAGAGACAAGTACAATGAAACGATCCAGGCATGTGCCTTGACTAAGGATTTCGAGCTCTTCTCCAGCGGGGACCTGACGGAGATCGGAGAAAGAGGCATTAACATGAGTGGTGGCCAAAAACAGAGGATACAAATTGCACGGGCCGTTTACCAAGATGCTGATATATACCTTCTCGACGACCCTTTCAGTGCTGTGGATGCTCATACAGGCAGACAACTATTTGAG GACTGCCTGATGGGGATTCTAAAGGACAAGACTATTCTGTATGTTACCCACCAAGTCGAGTTTCTTCCAGCAGCAGACCTCATTCTG GTAATGGAAAATGGAAGGATCGCACAGGCGGGTAAGTTCGAAGAGCTTCTACGACAGAATATAGGATTCGAGGTGTTAGTTGGTGCACACAGCCAAGCTCTAGAGTCGATTGTGACAGCTGAAAATTCAAGCAGAACATTCGACGAATCCAAAAGAAAGACAACAGAATCCTCTAATGGAAATGAATCTGATGCGGAAGCTACTTTGGAAACTGAAGTTGAGAATTGCACCAGGCACGAGTCTGATCTAGAGATCACAGATAAATCAGGTAGAATAATGCAGgacgaagaaagagagaaagggagcatAGGCAAGGACGTTTACTGGGCTTACTTGACTGCAGTGCGGGGTGGCGCTTTGGCACCAATCATAATCATAGCGCAGTCACTCTTCCAGATATTACAGATAGCAAGCAACTACTGGATGGCTTGGGCTACTCCTCCTACAACAGGGACGGCGCCAACGGTGTCGATGAGCATTGTTTTTCTTGTATATATACTTCTCGCAGTTGGAAGTTCACTGTGCGTGCTGGTCCGAGCAACGCTAATAGCAATAACCGGCCTTCGTACTTCACAGAAGTTCTTCACCAACATGCTTCATAGTATCTTCCGTGCACCGATGTCTTTCTTTGATTCTACACCGACTGGAAGGATCTTAAACAGG GCATCTACAGACCAAAGTGTACTAGATTTGGAAATGGCGAACAAGTTGGGTTGGTGTGCTTTCTCGATAATACAGCTTCTGGGGACTGTTGCAGTCATGTCACAGGTAGCATGGCAAGTTTTTGCCATATTCTTTCCCGTGACGGCGATCTGCATATGGTACCAA CGATACTACATACCAACCGCCAGAGAGCTGGCCCGCTTATCGGGAATTCAAAGGGCTCCAATCCTTCACCATTTCGCGGAATCACTTTCCGGAGCTGCAACAATCAGGGCGTTTGGCCACGAAGAACGTTTCATCTATGCAAACCTTGGCCGTATAGACAACCACTCGAGGCCATGGTTCCACAATGTTTCGGCAATGGAATGGCTTTCCTTTAGACTAAACCTGTTATCAAATTTCGTTTTTGCATTTTCGTTGGTTTTGCTCGTGAGCCTCCCTGATGGAATCATTAACCCAA GCATCGCGGGGTTAGCGGTGACGTACGGACTGAATCTGAACGTGCAGCAAGCCTCTGTCATCTGGAATATATGCAACGCGGAGAATAAAATGATTTCTGTTGAAAGGATCCTACAATATACAAGAATTAAAAGCGAAGCTCCTTTAGTGATTGATGAATGTAGACCACCAAACAACTGGCCTACAATTGGATCAATATGCTTCAGAAACTTGCAG ATCAAGTATGCTAAACAATTGCCGTCCGTCTTGAAAAATATTACATGCACATTTCCGGGAAAGAAGAAGGTGGGAGTTGTAGGACGGACCGGAAGCGGGAAATCTACTCTCATACAGGCTTTATTCCGCATCGTGGAACCTACAGAAGGAAGCATCATGATTGATGATGTGGACATCTGCAAGATAGGCCTTCATGATCTGAGATCAAGACTCAGCATCATACCACAAGACCCGACAATGTTTGATGGAACTGTGAGAGGAAACCTCGACCCGTTAGGGGAATACTCCGACATTGAAGTATGGGAG